A section of the Oreochromis niloticus isolate F11D_XX linkage group LG9, O_niloticus_UMD_NMBU, whole genome shotgun sequence genome encodes:
- the LOC102081990 gene encoding uncharacterized protein LOC102081990, protein MFGVKGGDITSGHEWCDLNNDTLSVPGGRPDCSLAHSSCDSNTCYELCKIKLLCKPEENNSKRPLSDALPPVLNKHNSPEFCVSGQENSNGNVVCVLNPKSELCPPEEGDGGHMSEPCSSSSPQGAVNAEAEIWASDTVSNDHVLPSVCVNLESCSFVSSKSFQDGVLVGSTTDLVSSQSAPPLAATGLLNTVSAAPPFIGDSESLSKSASGGGLAGECRTETAKYQAEPHDSCQSEHNEASIPSDSVTFELLVTNVVTVKANGSVKPITEEFIQTLGINLVPASPSEVSVTAVGVATDSNQVTCPPHDCKMNVNESSLTNGAELMDVREPSHEQMNHVSMNNSVINAVRVAELAPLVTETLSQVETEDTGLHNCSACIYYWMPWCASPAPRCIPAAARYVSWRARGARPATCFVSCPSSRHPLNHLRPRRLLRLCRRLVQLRFLLPLRLVRLQLCLVLPRRQRLPSYVHDCAFAGHFPGHRLDVIAGMGGPLNS, encoded by the exons ATGTTTGGTGTGAAGGGTGGTGATATAACCTCTGGTCATGAGTGGTGTGACTTAAATAATGACACCCTGTCTGTACCTGGTGGTCGACCTGACTGTTCCTTAGCTCATTCATCTTGTGACTCTAATACTTGTTATGAATTGTGTAAGATCAAATTATTGTGTAAACCAGAGGAAAACAATTCAAAGCGACCTCTGAGTGATGCTCTCCCTCCTGTACTCAACAAGCACAATTCGCCTGAGTTTTGTGTTTCTGGTCAAGAGAACAGTAATGGCAATGTGGTCTGTGTTCTGAACCCTAAAAGTGAATTGTGCCCCCCAGAAGAAGGAGATGGGGGACACATGTCTGAACCATGTAGCTCCAGCTCCCCTCAGGGCGCAGTGAATGCTGAGGCTGAGATCTGGGCCTCCGATACTGTCTCTAATGATCATGTTTTACCTTCAGTTTGTGTAAATTTGGAATCATGCTCTTTTGtttcttctaaatcatttcAGGATGGGGTGTTGGTTGGGAGTACTACTGACTTAGTGAGCTCACAGTCTGCACCACCACTGGCAGCCACAGGTCTTTTAAACACAGTGTCAGCTGCACCTCCCTTCATAGGTGACTCAGAGTCTCTGTCTAAGTCAGCTTCTGGTGGGGGGCTAGCTGGGGAATGCAGGACTGAGACTGCTAAATATCAGGCCGAGCCCCATGATTCCTGTCAGTCAGAGCATAATGAGGCTTCAATCCCCTCTGACAGCGTCACTTTTGAGTTGTTAGTGACTAATGTGGTTACTGTTAAAGCTAATGGCTCTGTCAAACCAATCACAGAAGAGTTTATTCAGACTCTTGGCATTAACCTAGTGCCAGCCTCCCCATCCGAAGTAAGTGTAACTGCTGTAGGTGTAGCCACAGACTCTAATCAGGTTACATGTCCACCACATGACTGCAAAATGAACGTGAATGAGTCTTCTTTGACCAATGGTGCCGAATTGATGGATGTCCGGGAACCTAGCCATGAACAGATGAATCACGTGTCTATGAACAATTCTGTTATAAATGCAGTTCGTGTGGCCGAACTAGCCCCTTTGGTGACTGAAACCCTGTCACAGGTGGAGACTGAAGACAC GGGGCTCCATAACTGCTCAGCCTGCATCTACTACTGGATGCCCTGGTGTGCCAGCCCTGCACCCCGCTGCATCCCCGCAGCTGCACGCtacgtcagctggagggcccgaggagcccgtccagcaacCTGCTTCGTCAGCTG cccgtccagccgcCACCCGCTCAACCACCTGCGGCCCCGCCGTCTGCTTCGCCTatgccgtcgcctggtccagctccggTTTCTGCTTCCGCTCCGCCTGGTCCGGCTTCAGCTTTGCCTGGTCCTGCCTCGCCGCCAGCGCCTGCCAAGCTACGTTCACGACTGCGCTTTTGCCGGCCACTTTCCGGGCCACCGGCTGGATGTCATCGCTGGCATGGGCGGCCCCCTGAACTCTTAA